The genomic interval AGTTGAGTATGACGGTGTTGGGTATGAGGCAGTGTCCCCCAATATAGTCTGGGAAGTATACTGGCCTGTCTTTTAGGACCTCGTGGACCTCTGCTATGAACTCTGCTATTACTGGGAGGCTTGCCTCAAACTTGGCTGAGGCTCTGTGTAGCTCCTGCCATGAGGCGATCATTATCGCCCTGTATACTGTTTCCCATAGCTTGGCCAGCTCTAGGGACTCGGGCTTGTCTGCACGCTTTACTTTTAGGCCCATTTCTTCTAGGTGTCTTCCAGCCTCCTCGGCGAAGGACTCTGGCAGGCTTGCGACCCACTTGGGCCAGAAGTAGAGGTGTTGCTTTAGGTTTGGGTGCTTGCCCCTGACGGGAGTATAGACTGTGGGTATGCCTAGCTTCTCGTATACACGTCTAGTTGTGCCCGGGGCGACAGTTGAGTGTATGAAGACTGCCCTTGGCTTTAGCTTCTCGACGTATGACGAAACGATGTCTATGAATCTCTGGGAGTAGGGGACGGCTACGTGTAGAAAGTCTATTGGGACGGGCACCTCGCCGAGCTGGTTAACTGTCTTCGAGGGGTCTATATCGTATCCATAAACTTCAAACCTACCGGACTCCCTAGCGACCTGGTAGACGGCCGAGCCTACTTCTCCTAGGCCTGCTACGAGTATCTTTTTCTTGGCTTGCATAATTCTGGCTTTGTCTTGGTCGCTAAAAAATATTTGCCTAGCTTTTCTCCAGCCACCAGGTAAACGTCAATATTGCTTCGAGGAGTGTCGGCAATAGGACGAATAGGAACAAGAGTAGGTAGAATATCGGGGACAAGTCTAGATAGATGCTTGTTCCTTGGACGTCTATAGATATGTTTGTTCCCGTGCTGGCAATTAGGAGGAAGCCTAGGATCCTAGGGATCATTGAGACTAGGGGTTTGAATGCCGTGGGCTTGAGGATCGAGGCTATAGCTCCTGTAACTGCAGATACATATGTAAAGAATAGGACAAGGGAGAGGCTTGGCATGGATATGTATCTGGGGGCAATCGTCTGGAGAATTATTGGGAAGGCTAGCCATAAAAGCATGGAGACGGCCGTTTTCACTGCGCCCCAGAGGGCTAGTAGGACTTCTCGTGGCAAGCTGTAGTCTTTAACCGGGAAAGCCGTAGCCAGGCACCCCTGTCTCTGTTACTGCCTTAAGCGTGTAGAGTCCCGCGATTTTTGACTCGAAGCTTATCCTTACGCTAGAGGCGTTAAAGGGTACGAAAAATTGTATGTCTAGGCGTTCGCCTCTCGTTAGAGCTTTGGTCGAGGCTTCCTGGCTCTGGCACGTTTTTCCACCGCAGAACGTCTCTATTCTTAGGTTTACGTCTGTAAGGGGGACCGTTCCCTTATACGTCAAGGTGAGGCCTACCTTGACGCCCTGGGTTTCCGTCTCTAGGGGTTTCCAGGCAATGTCCACTATGTTTCTGTTGGAAAGATCTCCCGCGAACTCGATGAAAGGTGTTAGTGCAAGGACGACAAGCAAAAGAGAGGCCAGAGACAATAGGAGCCCGCTACTGTTCATCCTGTTTTCCCTTGGCTAGTTCGACCCCGTACTTGAGGAGCTGGGCGGCCGCAACGATTCCAACGGAGAGAAAGACCGCCTTTGCTAAGAGGTACAGGGCCTCGGAAGTCAGGACGCCAATGGTGGCCGAGAGGTCTCCCGAGACAGTTGGTCTCTGGTATACAAGTGCGAATTGGACTGCAAGGACAAAGACAGTTATTATTAGGAGGACGCCGGAGAAAATAAGTATGAGGGCTATGTTTTTGCTCTTGTATGGTTCTCCATTCATATGTAAATGTTTTTTGAAACTTCAATATTAATATTTTGCTTTCTTTTAATTTAGCGCGCGCAAAGGATGTTAACTATTTTTAAGGTATTTTTCCATGAATGTCTGTGCGTCTTGGAGCATGTATACATTATTAAACATGACGTAAACTGCGCTTTTCTCTGCATATCTTTGGACTATGTTCCAGAGCTTTTCTAGGTCTTCATCAGTATATTTGTACCTGTAGTTTACCTCGCCCTTGCCTATGCCGTGTAACCTGAAATAGGTTGTTTCCCGCTCGATGACGGGTAGCGCCTTAAATGGGTCTACTACGTGGACGACGTGTTCGAATTTTTCTAGTAATCTTCTTAGCTTTTGGGGGTTCTGGCTCCAGTCTCCCCTCACTTCCCAGCCTACGACGAAGTCCTTTGTCTCGATAGCTGAGAAGAAGTCTTCGGCATTCCTGATGTTTTCTTCTGAGGCGTTAAAGCTAGGCGGCATCTGCAGGACGACGACTTTTGCTTTGAGTGTTTTCGCCGCCTCAGCGGTTAGTTCCCAGGCTTCGAACACTTCCTTTGTGGGCTTTAGGTAGCCGTATTTGTCTTTATGGTCTTCCCGGGGCTTGAATTTTGATTTTTTCCACGTAGGGCTGTCTGGTGGATGGGTTATTGCCTGCCAAGCCTTCAACGTGAAGATGAACCCTTCTGGAGCCTCCTGTCTTAGCTTTGCCAGCTTCTCTATGTCGGGGGGGTTGTAGAATGTTTCCTGAAGCTCGACAACGTTGAACAAGGTGTAGTACTTTTTCCTGCCAGTCGGGAATCCGCAGCATCCCACAAAAGTTCTTGTCACGAGTAGACTTTGTTTGGTGGGGCTAAAAATTGTTATGCTTGTGGCGGTGAGAGGAGTCCACGTCCATAAAGTTTAAATCATGAGGGAAAATATTTTATTCGGTACATATGAAGGAGAAAATACTGCTAATTTTGAGCTTAGCCTCCCTTGCACTAGTCTTCGCAGTGCTGATCTATGCGTTCGCTCCCGGCCTTTTCCCAGCCTACTATGCACCCGTGGGTGCATGGTGGCTTCTAGACCTCTTTGGCTACATGCTCTCCATGGCTGTCCTAGTCACGGCTCCAGTATTCTTTGGTAAATACTTGTCCCCCACGCCGAGCGGGCTAAGTGTACTTAGGTCGTCCATGATCGCGACGATGGCGGGAGTTATCGGGGGCTTTGGGCTAGTCGTTATGGGCCTCTCGGAGCTTATTGGCTGGGAGGTAACGTCTCAGCTGGTCATGCTTGCAGTTGTCTTTGCGCTTCTTCCTTCCCTTTTCTCGTGGCTCTTCTCTCCGCTCCTAATAAACTTGATCTATGGGTGTAAGCCCGACCCAGAACTCCAGGGGATAGTTAACAATGTTGCTGCTAGGGCCGGAATGAAGCCTCCAAAGGCAGTTATAGCTACACGCATGAAGGAGCCTAACGCCTTCGCATATTCCTCGCCACTATTCGGTAGCTATGTTGCAGTATCGGAGGGCATGCTCAGCATCGCTAGGGGGCAGGCGCTCGAAGCAGTCATCGGACACGAGCTTGGACACCACAAGCACAAGGACAACACCATTATGCTCATCTTTGGCTTGATACCCTCAGTCATATACTTCCTTGGAAGATTCCTAATGTATACGGGAATATATTCTTCTAGCTATCGCTACGACGGTGACCGAGACAGGAGGGGAAACGGCATCCTATTCCTCCTAGCGGGCATAGCACTAATAGTAATCAGCGTGATTATACAGCTTGCTGTACTGGCGCTATCAAGGCTACGTGAACACTACGCAGACGCCCACGGGGCAAAGGTCACCTCGCCAGACGCAATGATATCTGCACTTGCCTCGCTCGACGCCTTCTACAATAGGTACAGGGTAGCCAAAGCAAGGATAGACGACAGCAAGCTAAAAATGTTCTTCATCTATGCACTGGCCGAGCCTTTCATAAGCCTAGAGGAGCTCCTAGCAACCCACCCACCCATAGAGAAAAGGATAGCATTCCTAGAATCCCTGAAACAAGGACCAATTGAAGCTTAAATATTTTCTTTTAAACAATATTTTTCACCCCTTTTGGTAACTTAGCTCTGAATCCTTTTCGTATAACATCCTTTATCTAGCCAAAAAACATATATTATGGTAAATAATATTACCATAAGAAAGCCTCATGGAAATCGTAGAGATCGACGGATCAGGCCGTGTCTATATCCCAGCCAATGTAAGACGAAGGGTACCCTGGAGACGCTTTAAGATCGAGGTAGAAGCAGATCGGATAGTCTTGATTCCGGTTAAGCCGGCCGTGGACAAGTACTACGGGTTAGTTGCCCCTGCAAAGTCCATGAGTCCAGAGGAGATTGATGATGCAGCTAAGACCGAGACGGAGAAGCTCTTCCGAAAAGATATACGTTGACATTAATGTTCTCTACTATTACTTGACAGCACACCCAGATTTTGGCGAACGTGCAAAGACTTATATTGCGAGGTGGAGCGGTAACCTGGTAACTTCATCGCTTAGTGCATGGATACTCTACGTTCTTACGAGGCTCGAGAATATAGCATCAATTCTGGACGAGGTAGGTGTAGAGCTGGTGCCACTCACGGTAAGTGTCCTTAGCATAGCCGAGAAGCTTGAGAAACCAAGGGATTACGAGGACAGGATACACTTAGCAACAATGCTTGAGCTAGGCATAGACACGATAATCTCGAACGACAGGGACTTTGACGGTATTGCGGGGATCAAAAGGGTGTTTTAATAACGTTGTGCGTTCTCGTAGAATTGCTAGATGCTAGTGAGGGACGTAGAGATAAAAGAGATGTTTCTTTGGCATTTTACGGGGAATGTTTTTGGTGTATAGAAACTTTGGAGATATAGTGGTCTCCATTTAGATAAAAATTAAAATAAAAGTTCTTAATAATAAAAATTAGTGATTTACATTGCGGGAGGTAAAACTTTACCTATCCAAAGACTTTCTGCCGTGGGCCATGCATTCTTCTTTCGTTCTCGCATTGCTCAAGATGAAGCCCCAGAAGAGGCCACGGCTTAGCATTTGCTATGTCAACGTGGCTTCTCCAAGACAATATCAAACATATGCGTCGATTCTACGCGAAGAGGGGCTTGAAAGCATTGAGGAAGCCGTATCAAGAGGTATTAGAAGCCTTCCAAGTGTCTCTATAGACGACTTAACGGTCATAGAGGGAAGATACCTCTTTGTTAGAGGTGCCGAGAAGGTTTTGAGGCTTTACCCCTTTTTAGACGTGTTCTCGTTTATATTAACTGTTGGAATACTTGTTAGTGCGATTTTTTCTGCATTGTTGTTTAGCCTTTATTTCCTGGGTCAAGCAATTCAGGTCTTCTATGGCTACATCATATTTATTCTAACATCAATAATGCTTGCACTGCTCTTCACAAATATCTACACGCTTATCCAGAAAGTGCTGTTGAAGCTGATAACTTCTGGTAGCTCCTTCGCATCAAAAGAACTTTCAATTAATATAGATGTTGCAACCACTCCTCTTTGTAAAGAGGCTTTAGCCGTGGAGCCTCTAGCATTTGGATTTATCCCGGAAAACGTTGAATCCATAGACAAGGTGAGGGTTGAAATCCTTATCAAGAGACATGACTGGCTTAGATGTGTTGTAGATTCGCTGAAAAATTCTATTGAGAAGCTCGAGAAGGAGAGGAGCAAGTACGAGAAGCTTCTCCGGGAACTGGGCTATACTATCGAAACAGCCAGCTCTTTAAAGTCATCTACAGAGAAAAGAGCCACGGCAAGAGGTGCCTGGCTTTGTCCAAGTTGTGGTGCATTAAACCACTCCAACACATACAAGTGCAGAGTGTGTGGGTCTCCAAGGCTACTTCAGGTGGCCCGTGAGGAATTGTCTCCTATACAGCGACGCATATTAAGCCTAATAGCTAGCCATGGCGGCGAAGTGGCGCACCTAGTTTTGGTTTCCGAGCTCAAAGAGGAAAAACAGCAAATAGTTGAGGCACTGAAATCTCTCTATTCAAGAAAGCTTCTCAGCCCAGTACTTTTGACATTCGAGGGAAAGCCGTCTATCGGATACAAGCTCAGCGAAGACGCCAGGAAGCTGTTGGAGTCCATATCTTCCCAAAAATAATGAAATGCCTTTTTAGCTCTTTAGAAATTTCTGAAGACATCTTATTAACAAAAACCTAATATTTTGATAGAGCATTATGTTGTATGAAATCATTATGGGAAACGTAGCCGTGAAGATAAAAGATTTCGTGAAAACTTTTGGTCAAACCGTTGCAGTCGATGGCTTAAACCTAGAAATATACGAGGGCGAAATTTTCGGCCTCCTAGGGCCAAACGGGTCCGGGAAAACTACCACACTTTTAACGACGGCAACTATATACAAGCCTACTTCTGGCGATATCTATGTCCACGGATATTCTGTCTCTAGGCAGGGAGACATAGTTAGGAGGTATGTCGGCATAGCCTTCCAGGAGCCGAAAGCACTCTGGATAGACAACCCCTACGAGCTCCTTATCTGGCACGCGAGGGTTGTTGGATATTCTTCGTCTGAGGCAAAACAAGTGGTTAGAGACGTTATGGAGCAGCTGGACCTCTGGGAGCACAGGAAAAAACAGTTCTACCAGCTTAGCGGGGGGACCAGGAAGAAGCTAGAAATAGCCAAGGTGCTTATCCAAAGACCAAAGGTAGCAATCTTCGACGAGCCAACAGCACAGGTAGACGTCTTGACGAAGCACAAGTTATGGGACGTTATTAGGGGTCTGAAGGCTGAAGGCACAACAATAATTGTAGCAACTAACGATATGTTCGAGGCGGAGAGGATCTGTGAAAGGATAGGGATAATCTACAAGGGGAAGCTCAGGGCTCTTGGAACTATTTCCGAGCTCAAAGACATGGTTCCCCAAGGCGACGTGATAGAGATAGCCTTCGATGGCCCAGAAGAGCAGGTCAAAAAGATAATTTCCACCTTCCCCGAAATCGGCCACTTTACCATAGCCGACCACAAGGCAAGAATGTTCCTAAACAAAGGCGAGGAAAAAGCCGTAAGCATCGTTCAAGCACTTGCAAGTTCAGGAATAAAGGTGAGAAAGATAATGATACAGGAGCCTACGCTGGACGATGTGTTCTTCTACTTCACTGGGGCCAGGCTGAGGGAGGAGCATGGGGCTGCGTGAAGACCTGAACTCGTTCTATATGCTTGTCCTGTGGGATCTCTCACAAATGAAGCGGAGAACAGTCTTCGTAGTCATGCGTATCTCGTGGTTCGTACTCCAAGTGACAATATTTGGTCTGGCAATGAACGCGATGGTAAGGTTCAGGGGCATGGTCGCCCAGGGAATAGACTATTATCACTTCTACCTGTTTGGCGTGTATGCCTCTATGCTCTTCAGCATTAGTGTCTCGAAGGCATACGACGTTGCAGAGGAGTTCGAAGAGGGTATGATAGAGTATCTTCTCAGCCTACCAATCAAGAGAAAGGTTCTAGCTCTTGGTCGGTCAGTTGGGGGAGGGCTAGCTGCTTTCCTATTCACTGTACCAATGCTCCTCGTGATATTCGTGTTGCTCGGGAGCTTTGAACCACTAGCCATGCTGATATCTATTCTTGCCGCGCTCGTGTTCTCTGTGGGCGTGACTGGCTTCGTTATATCTGTAGTCTTATCGCTAAAATCAAGCGACACCACCGATATATTCTTCGGCGTTTTGGATGCACTAATCATAAGGCTTAGCACTGTTTTTTACCCTGCAGTTATCATTGCAAAGATAGCGCCATACTACTATGCTTCACTAGTCAACCCCGTATCTCACTTCGTCGACCTGCTTAGAACACTCTTTTTCTTCGAAGAATTCAAGACAATAGCAGTAGCCGACCCCTACCTCATGATGGCGTACCTATTTGGATTCGCCGCTGGGGTAGCAAGCCTGGCAATATACATTGTTGAGAGGAGAGTAGAGGGGGGTGGCTGGAAATGAAGAGTCTAGAAGTTAGGGAGGCACTCCTCATCACATTAAGGGACCTCAACAGATTCTGGAAATACAAGTTCTGGCTAGGCGCACAAATAGCGATGAACCTAGCAGACATAGTCATTTTTGCCGTGATATTCAACAACCTCGTAAACAGACAGTACATCCCGGACTACGTAAAGTTCCTGGCCACGGGCATCCTAGCCCTATCTACCTTCGCGTCTGCCTTCTCGATCGGCAGAGAGGTAGGCATAGAGATAAGAAGAGAATTCACCCACTACTTGCTGAGCCTCCCACTGTCGAGGACAGCCCTAGTATTTGGACGCATAATGAGTGGAACCCTTCGCGGGCTTATTTATCAAGCATCATTCATTATCCTGGCAATGCTAGTAGTAGGCATGCCAACACTCGAAGGCTTCTTACTTGTCCTTGCAACATCAACCCTGCTTTCTGCCTCTATGTCTAGCCTAGCGATAGCAATATCAACTTCGACACGCGACTTTAATCTCCAGGCCACTTTCAGGTCGCTGACGTACTATATCCTATTTTTCTTCTCTAACGTGTTCTACCCAGAAGAAGTTCTAAAGCAACGCTTCCCATCCTTCCTGTTAGCCTTCATAAAGGTTTCACCCGTATCGCTGGCATCAGACATATACAGGTGGGCTTTCCACTACTACACATCCATAGACATACAGTTCGAGGCTCTACTACTCACAGCATGGACAACAATAACATTGCTATTGGCCTCCCTTCTCTACATGCGGAATCTAACGAAAATGTAATTTCCCTACATTAACCCTAACCACTTCTTTTCGGGGATATATTCTCCCTTTATGGGGACAGGGTAACCACAGTATTTACACTTCCATTCATTGTCCCTTTTCTCAAGCTTCCAGTCTACAACCCTATAGTTGTTCCTCACTATGACGGGTCTGCCACATTTTGGACAATACGTTGTCTCGTAGCGTGGGTTATGTAGGTTTCCAATATATACGTATCTTAGTCCGCTCTTTTTTGCCTCTTCGGCTATTTCAAGGAGCTTTGAAATGGGCGTCGGGGGCTTTCTCCAAGCATAAGCAGGGAAATACCTATTAATGTGTAGAGGTGTGTCCACGCCAAGCAGGGTGACATGCTTTTCGATTATCCACCTATAACAATCCTCATAGTCGTTTGTGTTAGTGACTACCAGATAGACTATTTCTACGTATCCACCTCTCTCCTTTATTGTCTTGGCATTCCTAAATGGAACATAGAAATCAATATTTCCAAGAGGTTTCTGCATTCCCTTGCAGCCTTTTATGCTTATGCTCCAGCCATCTATGCCGGCTCTAAGCAACGCGTCGAGGGCCTTCTCAGTAAAATAACCATTAGTCACAAGCATGAAGTACAATCCTCTTTTAGAAGCATGCTCTGCCACGTCTACAAGAAAGTCGAAGTTCACAGCCGGCTCATTGAAGCTTGCAGAGAGCCCCTCATCCCCTTCCCGGACAGCCAGCTCGACAAGTTTCTCTGGCGAGAAAACGGGCTGTGATATGTCTGGCATCCGAAAGCTAAGGTGGTAGTTCTGGCACCAGGGACAGTGAAAATTACAATCATAGCTCGAGAAAGTCAGGGCCGTAGAGTTAGGCCAATAGTGGAACAACGGCTTCAGCTCTATTGGTCTACTTTCAAGGGCACTAAGCCTCCCATATCCCAAGTGGAAAAGCTCGCCCCCAACATTTACATAGTTACCGCACGCCCCTTTTGCACCAGGCCGTATGAGGCACCTTCGCTCACACACGAGGCATTGAACCCTGCCGTCCTCTAGAAGGGACCACAGCCTAGCCTTTTTCATCTATACGAGAATAATGAACGAAGCTTTTTATCATTTTGTGGGGTATAGGTCAGCGTAGCATAATCCGATACATAAATAAAGAAGCAATAGTAACAATAAAGGATAACTGTGGTCTCAGTAAAAACAGGCAGGGGTTTCGCCTACCCTGAATATGAACCATTCTATCCGCCCGAGCCTCCCTACGAGCTACTCAGAGTAAAGGCTGAAATAGACGTTGACTTAGCATCTAGGTCAATTGAGGGCAAAGCTCTGAACGTCTTAAAGTGTACAGGTGCCTGTGAAAAGATCGTCTTCCACGCAGTAGACATGAAGATAGAGGAAGTCAGAATCAACGGTAAACAGGCTTCCTACACGTATACCGGTAAAGAACTAGAAATATACCCCGAAAAGGCTACAAGTGGAGACATACTGGAGGTACAAATAAGTTACAAAACAGTCGAGCCCAGGGCTGGGGTCTGGTTTATCCCCACAGATAAGGGTAAGCCCTACCTAGCATATACCCAAGGACAGCCAGAAGACACGAGGTTCTGGCTTCCCACATATGATTTCCCCAACAGAAA from Thermofilum adornatum carries:
- a CDS encoding GDP-mannose dehydrogenase, translated to MQAKKKILVAGLGEVGSAVYQVARESGRFEVYGYDIDPSKTVNQLGEVPVPIDFLHVAVPYSQRFIDIVSSYVEKLKPRAVFIHSTVAPGTTRRVYEKLGIPTVYTPVRGKHPNLKQHLYFWPKWVASLPESFAEEAGRHLEEMGLKVKRADKPESLELAKLWETVYRAIMIASWQELHRASAKFEASLPVIAEFIAEVHEVLKDRPVYFPDYIGGHCLIPNTVILNSTFPSKLFEFVLESNEQRRKELQDERVKREVEELKKIFLKLTKPDYYSGGI
- a CDS encoding DUF72 domain-containing protein codes for the protein MTRTFVGCCGFPTGRKKYYTLFNVVELQETFYNPPDIEKLAKLRQEAPEGFIFTLKAWQAITHPPDSPTWKKSKFKPREDHKDKYGYLKPTKEVFEAWELTAEAAKTLKAKVVVLQMPPSFNASEENIRNAEDFFSAIETKDFVVGWEVRGDWSQNPQKLRRLLEKFEHVVHVVDPFKALPVIERETTYFRLHGIGKGEVNYRYKYTDEDLEKLWNIVQRYAEKSAVYVMFNNVYMLQDAQTFMEKYLKNS
- a CDS encoding zinc metalloprotease HtpX, whose amino-acid sequence is MKEKILLILSLASLALVFAVLIYAFAPGLFPAYYAPVGAWWLLDLFGYMLSMAVLVTAPVFFGKYLSPTPSGLSVLRSSMIATMAGVIGGFGLVVMGLSELIGWEVTSQLVMLAVVFALLPSLFSWLFSPLLINLIYGCKPDPELQGIVNNVAARAGMKPPKAVIATRMKEPNAFAYSSPLFGSYVAVSEGMLSIARGQALEAVIGHELGHHKHKDNTIMLIFGLIPSVIYFLGRFLMYTGIYSSSYRYDGDRDRRGNGILFLLAGIALIVISVIIQLAVLALSRLREHYADAHGAKVTSPDAMISALASLDAFYNRYRVAKARIDDSKLKMFFIYALAEPFISLEELLATHPPIEKRIAFLESLKQGPIEA
- a CDS encoding AbrB/MazE/SpoVT family DNA-binding domain-containing protein, translated to MEIVEIDGSGRVYIPANVRRRVPWRRFKIEVEADRIVLIPVKPAVDKYYGLVAPAKSMSPEEIDDAAKTETEKLFRKDIR
- a CDS encoding type II toxin-antitoxin system VapC family toxin, producing MMQLRPRRRSSSEKIYVDINVLYYYLTAHPDFGERAKTYIARWSGNLVTSSLSAWILYVLTRLENIASILDEVGVELVPLTVSVLSIAEKLEKPRDYEDRIHLATMLELGIDTIISNDRDFDGIAGIKRVF
- a CDS encoding zinc finger Ran-binding domain-containing protein produces the protein MHSSFVLALLKMKPQKRPRLSICYVNVASPRQYQTYASILREEGLESIEEAVSRGIRSLPSVSIDDLTVIEGRYLFVRGAEKVLRLYPFLDVFSFILTVGILVSAIFSALLFSLYFLGQAIQVFYGYIIFILTSIMLALLFTNIYTLIQKVLLKLITSGSSFASKELSINIDVATTPLCKEALAVEPLAFGFIPENVESIDKVRVEILIKRHDWLRCVVDSLKNSIEKLEKERSKYEKLLRELGYTIETASSLKSSTEKRATARGAWLCPSCGALNHSNTYKCRVCGSPRLLQVAREELSPIQRRILSLIASHGGEVAHLVLVSELKEEKQQIVEALKSLYSRKLLSPVLLTFEGKPSIGYKLSEDARKLLESISSQK
- a CDS encoding ABC transporter ATP-binding protein, translating into MLYEIIMGNVAVKIKDFVKTFGQTVAVDGLNLEIYEGEIFGLLGPNGSGKTTTLLTTATIYKPTSGDIYVHGYSVSRQGDIVRRYVGIAFQEPKALWIDNPYELLIWHARVVGYSSSEAKQVVRDVMEQLDLWEHRKKQFYQLSGGTRKKLEIAKVLIQRPKVAIFDEPTAQVDVLTKHKLWDVIRGLKAEGTTIIVATNDMFEAERICERIGIIYKGKLRALGTISELKDMVPQGDVIEIAFDGPEEQVKKIISTFPEIGHFTIADHKARMFLNKGEEKAVSIVQALASSGIKVRKIMIQEPTLDDVFFYFTGARLREEHGAA
- a CDS encoding ABC transporter permease, whose amino-acid sequence is MGLREDLNSFYMLVLWDLSQMKRRTVFVVMRISWFVLQVTIFGLAMNAMVRFRGMVAQGIDYYHFYLFGVYASMLFSISVSKAYDVAEEFEEGMIEYLLSLPIKRKVLALGRSVGGGLAAFLFTVPMLLVIFVLLGSFEPLAMLISILAALVFSVGVTGFVISVVLSLKSSDTTDIFFGVLDALIIRLSTVFYPAVIIAKIAPYYYASLVNPVSHFVDLLRTLFFFEEFKTIAVADPYLMMAYLFGFAAGVASLAIYIVERRVEGGGWK
- a CDS encoding ABC transporter permease produces the protein MKSLEVREALLITLRDLNRFWKYKFWLGAQIAMNLADIVIFAVIFNNLVNRQYIPDYVKFLATGILALSTFASAFSIGREVGIEIRREFTHYLLSLPLSRTALVFGRIMSGTLRGLIYQASFIILAMLVVGMPTLEGFLLVLATSTLLSASMSSLAIAISTSTRDFNLQATFRSLTYYILFFFSNVFYPEEVLKQRFPSFLLAFIKVSPVSLASDIYRWAFHYYTSIDIQFEALLLTAWTTITLLLASLLYMRNLTKM
- a CDS encoding radical SAM protein, which translates into the protein MKKARLWSLLEDGRVQCLVCERRCLIRPGAKGACGNYVNVGGELFHLGYGRLSALESRPIELKPLFHYWPNSTALTFSSYDCNFHCPWCQNYHLSFRMPDISQPVFSPEKLVELAVREGDEGLSASFNEPAVNFDFLVDVAEHASKRGLYFMLVTNGYFTEKALDALLRAGIDGWSISIKGCKGMQKPLGNIDFYVPFRNAKTIKERGGYVEIVYLVVTNTNDYEDCYRWIIEKHVTLLGVDTPLHINRYFPAYAWRKPPTPISKLLEIAEEAKKSGLRYVYIGNLHNPRYETTYCPKCGRPVIVRNNYRVVDWKLEKRDNEWKCKYCGYPVPIKGEYIPEKKWLGLM